A stretch of Rhizobium sp. TH2 DNA encodes these proteins:
- a CDS encoding RNA methyltransferase, with protein sequence MVRALIRIEDADDHRIAGFREIRERDLTRREGRFIAEGTVVLNLLVDSHNSAGAFAAESLLLLENRVEGLASLIERLPDDVPVHIASKTVMNAIAGFDIHRGVLALGIRKNAPTTHDLLGSLPDKALVVAACGIANHDNIGAIFRNAAAFGADAVLLDETCCDPLYRKALRVSVGSVLRIPYSREGSIADLLTALRQDQFSLWGLSPCGAIDIRQIAPGNRAALLTGTEGEGLPQRVLASIQTARIPQAPGLDSLNAGTATGVALFAIASAMGRI encoded by the coding sequence CTGGTGAGAGCGCTGATCCGCATCGAGGACGCCGACGATCACCGGATCGCGGGCTTCCGCGAAATCCGCGAGCGCGACCTGACGCGCCGTGAGGGCCGGTTCATCGCCGAAGGCACCGTCGTCCTCAACCTGCTGGTCGATTCCCACAACAGCGCGGGCGCCTTCGCCGCCGAATCCCTGCTGCTGCTCGAAAACCGCGTCGAAGGCCTCGCGTCGCTGATCGAGCGCTTGCCGGATGACGTGCCCGTCCATATCGCTTCGAAGACGGTGATGAATGCCATTGCAGGCTTCGACATCCATCGCGGCGTCCTTGCGCTCGGCATCAGAAAGAACGCGCCGACCACGCATGACCTTCTCGGCTCGCTTCCCGACAAGGCTCTTGTCGTCGCCGCTTGCGGCATCGCCAACCACGACAACATAGGCGCCATCTTCCGCAATGCCGCAGCTTTTGGCGCCGATGCGGTGCTCCTCGACGAAACCTGCTGCGACCCGCTCTACCGCAAGGCGCTGCGCGTATCGGTGGGTTCTGTGCTGCGCATTCCGTATTCCAGGGAAGGCTCGATCGCCGATCTGCTGACGGCACTTCGGCAAGACCAGTTCTCGCTCTGGGGCCTTTCCCCATGCGGCGCGATCGATATCAGGCAGATCGCGCCCGGCAATCGGGCTGCTCTGTTGACAGGAACCGAGGGCGAAGGCCTGCCGCAGCGCGTTCTCGCTTCGATCCAGACGGCGCGCATACCGCAGGCGCCGGGGCTCGATAGCCTCAACGCAGGCACGGCAACCGGCGTCGCACTCTTCGCCATCGCATCCGCCATGGGACGAATCTGA
- the ctrA gene encoding response regulator transcription factor CtrA, whose protein sequence is MRVLLIEDDSATAQSIELMLKSESFNVYTTDLGEEGVDLGKLYDYDIILLDLNLPDMSGYEVLRTLRLSKVKTPILILSGMAGIEDKVRGLGFGADDYMTKPFHKDELVARIHAIVRRSKGHAQSIIITGDLIVNLDAKTVEIGGQRVHLTGKEYQMLELLSLRKGTTLTKEMFLNHLYGGMDEPELKIIDVFICKLRKKLAAAAGGANYIETVWGRGYVLREPEGVELMESA, encoded by the coding sequence ATGCGGGTTCTACTCATAGAAGATGACAGCGCGACAGCGCAAAGTATTGAGCTTATGCTCAAATCCGAGAGTTTCAATGTTTACACCACCGATCTCGGTGAAGAGGGCGTCGATCTCGGCAAGCTCTACGACTACGATATCATTCTCCTGGATCTGAACTTGCCCGACATGTCCGGCTACGAAGTGCTCCGCACTTTGCGTCTGTCGAAGGTCAAGACGCCGATCCTCATTCTCTCGGGCATGGCCGGGATCGAAGACAAGGTACGAGGCCTTGGTTTCGGCGCCGACGATTACATGACCAAACCTTTCCACAAGGATGAACTGGTCGCACGCATTCATGCGATCGTGCGCCGCTCGAAGGGCCACGCCCAGTCGATCATCATCACCGGCGACCTTATCGTCAATCTCGACGCCAAGACGGTGGAAATCGGCGGCCAGCGCGTGCATCTCACGGGCAAGGAATACCAGATGCTGGAGCTTCTCTCGCTCCGCAAGGGCACCACGCTCACCAAGGAAATGTTCCTCAACCACCTCTATGGCGGCATGGACGAGCCGGAACTGAAGATCATCGACGTCTTCATCTGCAAGCTGCGCAAGAAGCTCGCGGCAGCCGCCGGCGGCGCCAACTATATCGAGACCGTCTGGGGCCGCGGCTACGTGCTGCGCGAGCCCGAGGGTGTCGAGCTGATGGAAAGCGCCTGA
- the chpT gene encoding histidine phosphotransferase ChpT, which produces MAKNPNLTLTGSDLAALLCSRVCHDVISPVGAINNGLELLDEGGADADALDLIRTSALNASVRLKLARLAFGASGSVGASIDTGEAEKAAREFAAAEKKTEITWSGPRVIIPKNRVKLLLNLFLVAYGSIPRGGTVDVTLENPETDPKFTMTAKGRMMRLPPKFMEINSGQVEEAIDAHTIQPYYTVMLADEAGMQLHAVQNPEEIVFTAEMVKAE; this is translated from the coding sequence ATGGCGAAGAACCCGAACCTGACGCTCACCGGCTCCGATCTGGCCGCGCTCCTGTGCAGCCGGGTCTGCCATGACGTCATCTCCCCCGTCGGCGCCATCAACAACGGCCTCGAACTTCTCGATGAAGGCGGTGCGGATGCCGATGCGCTCGACCTGATCCGGACATCCGCGCTCAATGCCTCGGTCCGCCTCAAGCTCGCTCGCCTCGCCTTCGGCGCATCCGGCTCTGTCGGCGCCTCGATCGACACCGGTGAAGCCGAAAAGGCCGCCCGCGAATTCGCCGCCGCCGAAAAGAAGACCGAGATCACCTGGAGCGGCCCCCGCGTCATCATCCCCAAGAACCGGGTGAAGCTGCTGCTCAATCTCTTCCTCGTCGCCTATGGCTCTATCCCGCGTGGCGGCACCGTCGACGTGACGCTCGAAAATCCCGAAACGGACCCGAAATTCACCATGACCGCCAAGGGCCGGATGATGCGCTTGCCGCCGAAGTTCATGGAAATCAACTCGGGCCAGGTTGAAGAGGCGATCGACGCCCACACCATCCAGCCCTATTACACCGTCATGCTCGCCGACGAGGCCGGCATGCAGCTCCACGCCGTGCAGAACCCGGAAGAAATCGTCTTCACGGCGGAGATGGTCAAGGCCGAGTAA
- a CDS encoding RbsD/FucU family protein, with product MLKNISPLLNADVLYALKAMGHGDYLVLSDTNFPADSIARQTVLGKLLRMENTTSAEAAAAILSLMPLDTFIDNAAERMEIVGSPNELPPVQQEVQVVIDKAEGKSWPLKSIERFAFYEKAKNAYCVIQTGERRFYGCFVLTKGVIPPDAK from the coding sequence ATGCTCAAGAACATCTCGCCGCTGCTGAACGCGGACGTGCTCTACGCACTGAAGGCCATGGGGCATGGCGATTACCTTGTTCTGTCGGACACCAATTTCCCCGCCGATTCCATCGCTCGCCAGACGGTGCTCGGCAAGCTGCTCAGGATGGAGAACACGACGTCGGCCGAGGCCGCGGCGGCAATCCTGTCGCTGATGCCGCTCGATACATTCATCGACAATGCCGCCGAGCGGATGGAAATCGTCGGCTCACCGAACGAACTGCCGCCGGTGCAGCAGGAAGTGCAGGTCGTGATCGACAAGGCCGAGGGCAAATCCTGGCCGCTGAAATCGATCGAGCGCTTCGCCTTCTACGAGAAGGCCAAGAACGCCTATTGCGTGATCCAGACGGGCGAGCGCCGCTTCTATGGCTGCTTCGTGCTGACCAAGGGCGTGATCCCGCCGGATGCCAAGTGA
- a CDS encoding DUF1134 domain-containing protein → MGLFGRAAAIVALVFGAMLAAGAPARADNSQYTMQEIVDAGHGFFGSTTGGLAKVVEAAFKQYGLPNGYILGQEAAGSLVLGATYGEGELYTKNAGQHTTFWQGPSIGLDYGGQGSRVMMLVYELPSVNSIYTRFGGVSGQAYVVAGFGMTVLKNKNVLIVPIRTGIGARLGVNVGYLKMTKRATWNPF, encoded by the coding sequence ATGGGTTTATTCGGTAGGGCCGCGGCAATCGTCGCGCTGGTTTTCGGAGCGATGCTGGCTGCAGGCGCGCCGGCACGCGCGGACAATTCGCAATATACGATGCAGGAAATCGTCGATGCCGGCCACGGCTTCTTCGGTTCCACCACCGGCGGGCTCGCCAAGGTGGTCGAGGCCGCCTTCAAGCAGTATGGCCTGCCGAACGGCTATATCCTCGGCCAGGAAGCCGCCGGTTCGCTGGTCCTCGGCGCCACGTATGGCGAAGGCGAGCTCTATACCAAGAATGCCGGCCAGCACACGACCTTCTGGCAGGGCCCGTCGATCGGACTGGATTACGGCGGGCAGGGCAGCCGGGTGATGATGCTGGTCTATGAACTGCCGAGCGTGAACTCGATCTATACCCGCTTCGGCGGCGTGTCCGGCCAGGCCTATGTGGTCGCCGGCTTCGGCATGACGGTGCTCAAGAACAAGAACGTGCTGATCGTGCCGATCCGCACGGGCATCGGTGCGCGGCTGGGCGTCAATGTCGGGTATTTGAAGATGACAAAGCGGGCTACGTGGAATCCGTTTTGA
- the rpoH gene encoding RNA polymerase sigma factor RpoH, translated as MARNTMPMLTAEGGLNRYLDEIRKFPMLEPQEEYMLAKRFAEHQDRNAAHRLVTSHLRLVAKIAMGYRGYGLPIGEVVSEGNVGLMQAVKKFEPDRGFRLATYAMWWIKAAIQEYILRSWSLVKMGTTANQKRLFFNLRRLKGRIQAIDDGDLRPDQVAEIATKLKVSEEEVISMNRRLGGDASLNAPIKASEGDSGQWQDWLVDDHESQEDMLIEQDELENRRSMLAGALKVLNDREKRIFEARRLREDPVTLEELSAEFDISRERVRQIEVRAFEKVQDAVRDAALAQAKALRVVEPA; from the coding sequence ATGGCCCGTAATACAATGCCTATGTTGACCGCTGAAGGCGGCCTCAACCGTTATCTCGATGAAATCCGCAAGTTCCCGATGCTTGAGCCGCAGGAAGAGTATATGCTCGCCAAGCGCTTTGCCGAACATCAGGACAGAAATGCCGCCCACAGGCTCGTGACCAGCCATCTGCGTCTCGTGGCCAAGATTGCCATGGGCTATCGCGGCTATGGCCTGCCGATCGGCGAAGTTGTTTCCGAAGGCAATGTCGGCCTTATGCAGGCTGTCAAGAAATTCGAGCCGGATCGCGGCTTTCGCCTGGCGACCTATGCCATGTGGTGGATCAAGGCTGCGATCCAAGAATATATCCTGCGATCGTGGTCGCTCGTGAAGATGGGCACCACCGCCAACCAGAAGCGCCTGTTCTTCAACCTGCGCCGTCTGAAGGGCCGTATCCAGGCCATCGACGACGGCGATCTGAGGCCCGACCAGGTTGCCGAGATCGCCACCAAGCTGAAGGTCAGCGAGGAGGAAGTGATCTCGATGAACCGCCGCCTCGGCGGCGACGCGTCGCTCAATGCGCCGATCAAGGCGTCCGAGGGCGATTCGGGTCAGTGGCAGGATTGGCTGGTCGATGACCATGAAAGCCAGGAAGACATGCTGATCGAGCAGGACGAGCTGGAAAACCGCCGCTCGATGCTTGCCGGCGCCTTGAAGGTCCTGAACGATCGCGAAAAGCGCATCTTCGAAGCCCGCCGCCTCCGCGAGGATCCGGTAACGCTGGAAGAGCTGTCCGCCGAATTCGACATCAGCCGTGAACGCGTGCGCCAGATCGAGGTGCGTGCGTTCGAGAAGGTGCAGGATGCCGTGCGCGACGCGGCGCTTGCCCAGGCCAAGGCGCTCAGGGTTGTTGAGCCCGCGTAA
- a CDS encoding RluA family pseudouridine synthase, with the protein MSHSFSQDGAFSQDDNAGKVLIADQHAAGRLDAWLASVLAGELSRSRIKALIEGGDISINGAPAKEAKQKIHPGDRIEIVMPEPEDAEPQGEDIPLDVLYEDDDLIVLVKPAGLVVHPGAGNWTGTLVNALIHHCGASLSGIGGVKRPGIVHRLDKETSGVMVAAKTDLAHRSLSEQFADHGKTMQLERAYQAVVWGLPRPHKGTIDAALGRSSDRTRRAVRNDDAADARHAVTHYEVIERYHERPDATAIASMVVCRLETGRTHQIRVHMAHIGHPLLGDPEYGAAFRTKVNLLPEPARSVVSDFHRQALHAYLLQIVHPRSGEVMRFEANLPEDMLELISSLRI; encoded by the coding sequence ATGTCACATTCCTTTAGTCAAGATGGGGCCTTTAGCCAAGATGACAATGCAGGGAAAGTCCTCATTGCGGACCAGCATGCCGCAGGGCGGCTGGACGCCTGGCTTGCCAGCGTGCTTGCGGGCGAACTGTCGCGGAGCCGGATCAAGGCGCTGATCGAGGGCGGCGACATCAGCATCAACGGTGCGCCGGCCAAGGAGGCCAAGCAGAAGATCCATCCGGGCGACCGGATCGAGATCGTCATGCCGGAACCCGAGGATGCCGAACCGCAGGGTGAGGATATTCCTCTCGATGTGCTCTACGAGGACGACGACCTGATCGTGCTGGTCAAGCCCGCTGGTCTCGTCGTCCATCCGGGCGCCGGCAACTGGACCGGCACGCTGGTCAATGCGCTGATCCACCATTGCGGCGCCAGCCTGTCGGGAATCGGCGGCGTCAAGCGGCCGGGCATCGTGCATCGCCTCGACAAGGAGACGAGCGGGGTGATGGTGGCGGCAAAAACAGATCTCGCCCATCGCAGCCTGTCGGAGCAATTCGCGGACCACGGCAAGACCATGCAGCTCGAGCGGGCCTACCAGGCGGTGGTCTGGGGCCTGCCGCGGCCGCACAAGGGCACGATCGATGCGGCATTGGGTCGTTCGTCGGACCGGACCCGGCGCGCCGTGCGTAACGACGATGCGGCCGATGCGCGCCATGCCGTCACGCATTACGAGGTGATCGAGCGATATCACGAGCGGCCGGACGCCACCGCGATCGCGTCAATGGTCGTCTGCCGGCTGGAAACCGGGCGGACCCACCAGATCCGCGTCCACATGGCCCATATCGGCCACCCCCTGCTCGGCGATCCAGAATATGGGGCGGCGTTCCGTACCAAGGTCAACCTGCTGCCGGAACCGGCCCGATCGGTCGTATCGGATTTTCACCGCCAGGCGCTGCATGCCTACCTGCTGCAGATCGTCCATCCACGTTCCGGCGAGGTGATGCGCTTCGAGGCGAATTTGCCTGAGGACATGCTGGAACTTATATCTTCCTTGCGCATTTAG
- a CDS encoding cupin domain-containing protein yields the protein MIAFKIGTSAVALDVWGPPERLSAVTLEGEPIMHGTNLYTSANGQVLSGIYEVTKGKFKVIYPFHEHATVLDGEVTLTDEAGNSVTYGPGDSWFCHQGEVVTWDVKEKLRKTFFVVSANQFVTVSPLPVEPSEFRMAG from the coding sequence ATGATCGCATTCAAGATCGGCACATCAGCTGTGGCACTCGATGTCTGGGGACCGCCGGAACGACTGTCCGCCGTCACACTCGAAGGCGAACCGATCATGCACGGCACCAACCTCTACACATCGGCCAATGGACAGGTGCTGAGCGGCATCTACGAAGTCACCAAGGGCAAGTTCAAGGTGATTTATCCCTTCCACGAGCACGCAACCGTGCTGGATGGCGAAGTGACCCTCACCGACGAAGCGGGAAACAGCGTCACGTATGGCCCCGGCGACAGCTGGTTCTGCCATCAGGGCGAGGTCGTGACCTGGGATGTGAAGGAAAAGCTGCGCAAGACGTTCTTCGTCGTGAGTGCCAACCAGTTCGTCACCGTCTCGCCGCTGCCGGTCGAGCCGTCCGAATTCCGGATGGCCGGTTAA
- a CDS encoding calcium-binding protein: MSSNATAGDETRVNTFTTGAQALSSVIGLADGGWLVAWQSNGQDGDDWGIYQQRFDADGAVAGAEIHVNTHTTGAQRDTNVTALADGGWVVTWTSQGQDGDLGGIYQQRYDASGATDGDETRVNTTYTTGGQSTPSITALPEPDGGWVVTWSSSGVDGNSDGISQQRYNAEGAAVGTETVVNTYTTSSQDEPSIAALSGGGWVVTWHSSGQDGSGDGIYQQHYDETGAAVGSETRVNTFTTSDQEYSSVTALADGGWVVAWQSSNQDGSSYGIFLQRYDASGVTDGAETQVNTHTSAKQEPASVTALGDGGWLVVWNSSGQDGSSTGVYQQRYDADGEASGGETLVNSYTTGEQYSTSVAALEDGSWVVTWYSAGQDGDGAGVYQRHYAPDRIGTSGANTRSGTNWSETLSGKGGADTLKGFGGIDIVDGGKGRDRLFGGADADTFLFKTGDSGNTNAKADTIFDMQTLDGDKIDLHLIDAQKHPVDDQSFTFIGTRAFTGHEGELRYEKLKSDTYIYGDTDGDKKADFVIHLDDAMKLTAGDFVL, translated from the coding sequence ATGTCATCCAATGCGACAGCCGGCGACGAAACACGCGTCAACACATTCACGACGGGCGCCCAGGCACTCTCGTCCGTGATCGGGCTTGCCGATGGCGGCTGGCTGGTGGCGTGGCAGTCCAACGGGCAGGATGGCGACGATTGGGGCATCTACCAGCAGCGCTTCGACGCCGATGGCGCGGTCGCAGGCGCGGAAATACATGTCAACACTCACACGACGGGCGCGCAGAGGGACACGAATGTCACGGCATTGGCTGACGGCGGCTGGGTGGTGACGTGGACTTCCCAAGGGCAGGATGGCGACCTCGGCGGCATCTATCAGCAGCGCTACGATGCATCGGGTGCAACGGACGGCGACGAGACGCGCGTCAACACCACCTACACCACGGGCGGTCAGTCGACACCGTCGATCACGGCCCTGCCCGAGCCCGATGGCGGCTGGGTCGTGACGTGGTCGTCCAGCGGAGTCGACGGTAACAGCGATGGCATCAGCCAGCAGCGATATAATGCCGAGGGTGCCGCGGTCGGCACGGAGACTGTCGTCAATACCTACACAACGTCAAGTCAGGACGAACCGTCGATCGCAGCGCTCTCCGGCGGCGGCTGGGTGGTGACGTGGCACTCCTCCGGCCAGGACGGGAGTGGCGATGGCATCTACCAACAGCACTACGATGAAACGGGTGCTGCGGTGGGTTCCGAAACGCGCGTCAACACCTTCACGACCTCGGATCAAGAATACTCATCCGTAACCGCTTTGGCCGATGGCGGCTGGGTGGTGGCGTGGCAATCATCGAACCAGGACGGCAGCAGCTATGGCATTTTCCTGCAGCGCTACGATGCGTCAGGCGTGACGGACGGCGCCGAGACACAGGTCAACACTCATACCAGCGCCAAGCAGGAACCCGCTTCCGTCACCGCGCTTGGCGATGGCGGCTGGCTGGTCGTTTGGAACTCATCGGGGCAGGACGGTAGCAGCACTGGCGTCTACCAGCAGCGCTATGACGCCGATGGCGAGGCATCGGGCGGCGAAACGCTGGTCAACAGCTACACGACAGGCGAGCAATATTCCACTTCGGTCGCGGCGCTCGAAGATGGCAGCTGGGTGGTGACCTGGTATTCCGCCGGTCAGGACGGTGACGGTGCGGGCGTCTACCAGCGGCACTATGCGCCCGACCGCATCGGCACATCAGGCGCCAATACACGCTCCGGCACCAACTGGAGCGAGACGCTTTCCGGCAAAGGCGGTGCCGATACGCTCAAGGGCTTCGGCGGCATCGACATCGTCGATGGCGGCAAGGGCCGCGACAGGCTCTTTGGCGGCGCCGATGCCGATACCTTCCTGTTCAAGACCGGCGACAGCGGCAACACCAACGCCAAGGCCGACACGATCTTCGACATGCAGACCCTCGATGGCGACAAGATCGACCTTCACCTGATCGATGCGCAGAAGCACCCGGTCGATGACCAGTCCTTCACGTTCATCGGCACCAGGGCCTTCACCGGCCACGAAGGCGAATTGCGCTACGAGAAGCTGAAGAGCGACACCTACATCTACGGCGATACGGACGGCGACAAGAAGGCCGATTTCGTCATCCATCTCGACGACGCCATGAAGCTGACGGCTGGGGATTTCGTGCTGTAG
- the rbsK gene encoding ribokinase — MSHDIVILGVFVADTAYRAARQPKMGETLLGNGFALGPGGKGSNQAVAAAKAGGDTAFLSKLGDDAFADMAMKTWDEAGVHPVVSRDKSSYTGAAYIFVEEGTGNNAIIVSPGAAATISPADMDAQADLIGGAKVFVTQLEQPLDAAVRALKIARAGGAATVLNPAPAQKLDQSVFALCDYVTPNETETEILTGLPVTNVEEARVAAARLLELGVKTAIITLGEKGALYHSATESVLVAPFNAGPVKETTGAGDAFNGGFAAALSKGMSPLEAVRFGSAVAGISVTRAGTAPSMPDLAEVEALLARG; from the coding sequence ATGAGCCACGACATCGTCATTCTCGGCGTCTTCGTTGCGGACACCGCCTATCGCGCCGCCCGCCAGCCGAAGATGGGCGAGACCCTGCTCGGCAACGGCTTTGCGCTTGGTCCGGGCGGCAAGGGTTCCAACCAGGCGGTCGCCGCGGCCAAGGCCGGCGGCGACACGGCGTTCCTCTCCAAACTCGGCGACGATGCATTCGCCGACATGGCGATGAAGACCTGGGACGAGGCCGGCGTGCATCCGGTCGTCAGCCGCGACAAATCGAGCTATACGGGTGCGGCCTATATCTTCGTGGAAGAAGGCACCGGCAACAATGCCATCATCGTGTCGCCGGGGGCGGCGGCAACCATCTCGCCCGCCGACATGGATGCGCAGGCCGACCTGATCGGTGGCGCCAAGGTCTTCGTCACACAACTCGAACAACCGCTTGATGCGGCCGTGCGGGCGCTGAAGATCGCGCGGGCTGGAGGGGCCGCGACGGTCCTCAATCCGGCGCCCGCACAGAAACTCGACCAGTCAGTATTTGCGCTCTGCGACTACGTGACACCCAACGAGACCGAGACCGAGATATTGACCGGCCTGCCGGTGACCAATGTCGAGGAAGCCAGGGTGGCGGCGGCGCGGCTCTTGGAACTCGGCGTCAAGACGGCGATCATCACGCTCGGCGAAAAGGGCGCGCTCTATCACAGCGCCACGGAAAGCGTGCTGGTGGCGCCGTTCAATGCCGGGCCGGTGAAGGAAACGACCGGAGCGGGCGATGCCTTCAACGGCGGCTTCGCGGCGGCGCTCTCCAAGGGCATGAGTCCGCTCGAAGCGGTGCGCTTCGGCTCGGCGGTGGCCGGGATTTCGGTGACGCGGGCAGGGACGGCGCCATCGATGCCGGATCTGGCCGAGGTCGAGGCGTTGCTGGCGCGGGGGTGA
- a CDS encoding flagellar export protein FliJ: protein MKSRESLVRLKEFQLKEKRRQLKQLQMMMAEFERMAKELENQIQYEEKKSGITDPNHFAYSTFAKAARQRSDNLGVSIRELKVQQDAAETAVEELQADFDKASAIEERDIRLRA, encoded by the coding sequence ATGAAGTCGCGTGAAAGCCTAGTACGTCTGAAGGAATTCCAGCTGAAGGAGAAACGCCGTCAGCTGAAACAACTCCAGATGATGATGGCCGAGTTTGAACGCATGGCGAAGGAACTGGAAAACCAGATCCAGTACGAAGAGAAGAAGTCCGGCATCACCGATCCGAATCACTTCGCCTATTCGACCTTCGCCAAGGCCGCCCGCCAGCGGTCCGACAATCTTGGGGTCTCGATCAGGGAATTGAAGGTCCAGCAGGACGCAGCCGAGACGGCTGTCGAGGAACTTCAGGCCGATTTCGACAAGGCCTCGGCCATCGAGGAGCGGGATATCAGACTGCGCGCCTGA
- a CDS encoding response regulator, with the protein MLRLLISDESESVREAADRILSELGFAVTGCASALDAMAKCDSALPDVIIVDSNLEGALDLIANIRLMQSGNSTRILYGVETADLRHLMAAKRAGADDFLLKPYESKVLHALFDEMLAKSAAA; encoded by the coding sequence ATGTTGCGTCTGTTGATATCAGATGAATCCGAATCCGTGCGGGAGGCAGCCGATCGCATCCTCTCCGAACTCGGCTTTGCCGTGACCGGTTGCGCCAGCGCGCTCGATGCCATGGCGAAATGCGATAGCGCGCTCCCCGACGTCATCATCGTCGATTCCAACCTCGAAGGCGCCCTGGATCTGATCGCCAACATCCGCCTGATGCAATCAGGCAATTCCACCCGCATCCTCTACGGCGTCGAAACTGCCGACCTCCGCCACCTGATGGCCGCCAAACGCGCCGGCGCCGACGATTTCCTGCTCAAGCCCTATGAGAGCAAGGTCCTGCACGCCCTGTTCGACGAGATGCTGGCCAAATCGGCTGCGGCTTGA
- a CDS encoding adenylosuccinate synthase has translation MANVVVVGTQWGDEGKGKIVDWLSERADIVVRFQGGHNAGHTLVIDGTSYKLSLLPSGVVRPGKLAIIGNGVVIDPHALLTEIDKLAGQGVIITPENLRIADNATLILSLHRELDGIREDAASNSGTKIGTTRRGIGPAYEDKVGRRAIRVTDLADPSSLGLKVDRLLTHHNALRRGLGEAEVSHAAIMAELAAITERVLPYSETVWALLDRERRKGSRILFEGAQGTLLDIDHGTYPFVTSSNTVAGQAAAGSGMGPSALSYVLGITKAYTTRVGEGPFPTELFDEVGTFLGERGHEFGTVTGRKRRCGWFDAALVRQSVATNGVTGIALTKLDVLDGLEELKICTGYRLDGQEIDHLPAGQAAQARVEPIYVTLEGWKESTVGARKWADLPAQAIKYVRQVEELIGAPVSLLSTSPERDDTILVTDPFED, from the coding sequence ATGGCGAATGTGGTTGTCGTGGGCACCCAGTGGGGCGACGAGGGCAAGGGCAAGATTGTCGATTGGCTCTCCGAACGCGCGGACATCGTGGTCCGCTTCCAAGGGGGACACAATGCCGGCCATACGCTGGTCATCGATGGCACCAGCTACAAGCTCTCGCTGCTGCCCTCGGGCGTGGTGCGTCCGGGCAAGCTCGCCATCATCGGCAATGGCGTGGTCATCGATCCGCACGCGCTGCTGACCGAAATCGACAAGCTGGCCGGCCAGGGCGTGATCATCACGCCGGAGAATCTCCGCATCGCCGACAACGCGACGCTCATCCTGTCGCTCCACCGCGAGCTCGACGGCATCCGCGAGGATGCGGCGTCGAATTCCGGCACCAAGATCGGCACCACCCGCCGCGGCATCGGCCCGGCCTATGAAGACAAGGTCGGCCGCCGCGCGATCCGCGTCACCGATCTCGCCGACCCATCCTCGCTCGGCCTCAAGGTCGATCGCCTGCTCACCCATCACAATGCGCTGCGCCGCGGCCTCGGCGAGGCGGAAGTCAGCCACGCCGCGATCATGGCCGAACTCGCAGCCATCACCGAGCGCGTGCTGCCCTATTCGGAAACCGTCTGGGCGCTGCTCGACCGCGAGCGCCGCAAGGGTTCGCGCATCCTGTTCGAAGGCGCGCAGGGCACATTGCTCGATATCGACCACGGCACCTATCCCTTCGTGACGTCCTCCAACACGGTCGCGGGACAGGCTGCGGCGGGCTCCGGCATGGGACCCTCGGCACTCTCCTACGTCCTCGGAATCACCAAGGCCTACACAACGAGGGTGGGCGAGGGCCCCTTCCCGACCGAGCTTTTTGACGAGGTCGGTACATTTTTAGGTGAGCGCGGCCATGAATTTGGCACAGTTACCGGTAGAAAGAGACGGTGCGGCTGGTTTGATGCCGCGCTTGTGCGGCAATCCGTTGCCACCAATGGCGTCACCGGCATCGCGCTGACCAAGCTCGATGTGCTCGATGGCCTCGAGGAGTTGAAGATCTGCACCGGCTACAGGCTGGATGGCCAGGAGATCGATCATCTGCCGGCAGGTCAGGCGGCTCAGGCCAGGGTCGAGCCGATCTACGTCACGCTCGAAGGGTGGAAGGAATCCACCGTAGGCGCGCGGAAATGGGCCGATCTGCCCGCGCAGGCGATCAAGTATGTGAGGCAGGTGGAAGAGCTGATCGGCGCCCCGGTCTCGCTTCTGTCGACCAGCCCCGAACGGGATGATACAATCCTCGTCACGGACCCGTTCGAAGACTGA